The Polyangium spumosum genome includes a window with the following:
- a CDS encoding D-alanine--D-alanine ligase family protein yields MSAPRKLRVAVLFGGRSAEHEISLLSARNVVEALDRDRFDPVLVGIDKAGRWLLQEEALLLGASRDPRLARLNQSAPDVALLAHPGTAGEAALTVGGASQAIDVVFPVLHGPMGEDGAVQGLLELAGVPYVGSGVLGSAVGMDKDVMKRLLAQDELPLVPYETVRRLAWERDPSEVLARCERLVLPLFVKPANLGSSVGVTKVKTYEALADAISLAFAYDSKIVIEQGVEGVREIECAVLGDEEPIVSIPGEIVVDHPDGFYSYAAKYIDERGATTRVPADLNEAETRAVQLLALRTFRVLEASGLARIDLFLSKKTGEVYVNEINTLPGFTSISMYPKLWEASGVPPRELVSRLIDLALARAERRRKLKTST; encoded by the coding sequence ATGAGCGCCCCGCGCAAGCTCCGTGTCGCCGTGCTCTTCGGCGGTCGCTCTGCCGAGCACGAGATCTCCCTCCTTTCGGCCCGCAACGTCGTCGAGGCCCTCGATCGGGATCGGTTCGATCCCGTCCTCGTCGGCATCGACAAGGCGGGCCGGTGGCTCCTCCAGGAGGAGGCGCTCCTGCTCGGCGCCTCGCGTGATCCGCGCCTCGCGCGGCTCAACCAGTCGGCCCCCGACGTCGCGCTGCTCGCGCATCCGGGCACCGCCGGCGAGGCCGCGCTGACCGTCGGCGGCGCCTCGCAGGCGATCGACGTGGTCTTCCCCGTGCTGCACGGGCCCATGGGCGAGGACGGCGCCGTGCAGGGCCTGCTCGAGCTCGCGGGCGTGCCCTACGTCGGCTCCGGCGTGCTCGGCTCGGCCGTGGGCATGGACAAGGACGTGATGAAGCGGCTGCTCGCGCAGGACGAGCTCCCCCTCGTCCCGTACGAGACCGTGCGTCGCCTCGCGTGGGAGCGCGATCCCAGCGAGGTGCTCGCGCGTTGCGAGAGGCTCGTGCTCCCGCTCTTCGTCAAGCCCGCGAACCTGGGCTCGTCGGTCGGCGTGACCAAGGTGAAGACCTACGAGGCGCTCGCGGACGCCATCAGCCTCGCGTTCGCGTACGACAGCAAGATCGTCATCGAGCAAGGCGTCGAGGGCGTGCGGGAGATCGAGTGCGCGGTCCTCGGCGACGAGGAGCCCATCGTGAGCATCCCGGGCGAGATCGTGGTCGATCACCCGGACGGGTTTTACTCGTACGCCGCCAAGTACATCGACGAGCGCGGCGCGACCACGCGCGTCCCGGCCGATCTCAACGAGGCCGAGACCCGCGCCGTGCAGCTCCTCGCGCTCCGCACCTTCCGCGTCCTCGAGGCCTCCGGGCTCGCGCGGATCGACCTCTTCCTGTCGAAGAAGACCGGCGAGGTCTACGTGAACGAAATCAACACGCTGCCCGGCTTCACCTCGATCTCGATGTACCCGAAGCTCTGGGAGGCGAGCGGCGTCCCGCCGCGTGAGCTCGTCTCCCGCCTGATCGACCTCGCGCTCGCGCGAGCCGAGCGCCGTCGCAAGCTGAAGACGTCGACCTGA
- a CDS encoding GAF domain-containing protein, producing MAGDASKTERVRDQAQTGVTNINDARTRRRAAFVERAAEELLRASTLEEVLTRVVWLAVPNLADYCTIDLLERGELRRVAVAHVDLRDEQRLWDVCSPDGDAEAHGRAARAALEAGEPQTRRGSLRVAMVSADGAAPSARSRAARALREIVFPLRVGSRTHGVLSAGVGPFREALPREERALIEALVRLGASAIDAALARSARERAFEAAERGLSQMRRLSEVTAALSRAVSPTEVARRVVEDGARVLGARACSIARLSPCGTELEIVHAAGHPEVIPAHSPRISMATEAPVAEAVRIKQPIWLRSRADLAARYPGLPLGDLVRGSHAWAAVPLFVDGQVVGSLSLSFQEPRAFDDDERWVILSLAQHCADALDRASLSAGAAEEAVHLSHEILKQMPEAILVTDLGGTILRWMGKATQIFGFNEAEAIGRSVTILAHAETLERIGPRILRGIRDQGAFLGEIVCVRKDGTTIPIEITAKPVFDKEGRARYLVGVCRDISERKRAEEERTRLIREQIARAEAEDAARRSSFLAEASALLSSSLDYEATLEKIVRLVVPTMATYAMLDVASEDGTTITVAVAHEDQALERDVQELRRGAVDGWSEGPVARVLASRTSEIFADLGGSALERIVGSPEQAGRFGELRARSAIVVPLSVGDTASATLSLFRVGDRYSTKDLPFAEELAHRAAMALENARLYQNAQEATRMRDEFLGTVSHELRTPLNAVLGWTRMLRTASLNGTSQERALATIERNAMLQARLVEDLLDASRIVMGKLRLELRTLDLVGPINAAIEAVRPAATAKSVHLESTLERGCLVEGDPSRVQQIVWNLLTNAIKFTPHGGRVELVLGRAGQHARVTVRDTGEGIRPEFLPYVFDRFRQGDSTTTRKHGGLGLGLAIVRHLVELHGGAVRADSAGEGKGSIFSVLLPLSANPDLLASLDRFTPLPTGLEELPSLEGLRLLLVDDEQDSREMLAAMLGQCGAVVRCVSSAAAALSALDEFRPDVLVSDIGMPGEDGYALIRQIRALKPARWGALPAVALTAYASAEDRVRVLAAGFQMHVPKPVDAAELAATVASLSPRKLDRESAPPPLST from the coding sequence ATGGCGGGGGATGCATCGAAGACGGAGCGCGTTCGGGATCAAGCGCAGACGGGCGTGACGAACATCAACGACGCTCGGACGAGGCGCCGCGCCGCCTTCGTCGAACGAGCGGCCGAGGAGCTCCTGCGCGCGTCGACGCTGGAAGAGGTGCTCACGCGGGTCGTGTGGCTCGCGGTGCCGAACCTCGCGGACTATTGCACGATCGATCTGCTCGAGCGGGGGGAGCTGCGTCGTGTCGCCGTGGCGCACGTGGATCTGCGCGACGAGCAGCGCCTCTGGGACGTGTGTAGCCCGGACGGTGACGCCGAGGCCCACGGCCGCGCCGCGCGGGCGGCCCTCGAAGCCGGCGAGCCGCAGACGAGGCGTGGATCGCTGCGGGTCGCGATGGTCTCCGCCGACGGCGCTGCGCCCTCGGCGCGGTCTCGCGCGGCGCGTGCTCTGCGCGAGATCGTCTTTCCTTTGCGCGTCGGGAGCCGCACGCACGGCGTCCTCTCGGCCGGCGTGGGTCCGTTTCGCGAGGCTCTGCCGCGCGAGGAGCGCGCGCTGATCGAGGCGCTCGTTCGCCTCGGCGCATCGGCGATCGACGCGGCGCTCGCGCGGTCGGCGCGCGAGCGGGCCTTCGAGGCGGCCGAGCGAGGGCTCTCGCAGATGAGGCGGCTCTCCGAGGTCACGGCGGCGCTCTCGCGCGCGGTCTCGCCGACCGAGGTCGCGCGGCGCGTGGTGGAGGACGGCGCGCGTGTCCTCGGGGCGCGCGCGTGCTCGATCGCGCGCCTGTCGCCTTGCGGCACCGAGCTCGAGATCGTCCATGCCGCGGGCCACCCCGAGGTGATCCCCGCGCACAGCCCTCGCATCTCCATGGCGACCGAGGCGCCCGTCGCCGAGGCCGTGCGCATCAAGCAGCCGATCTGGCTCCGCTCGCGCGCCGATCTCGCGGCCCGTTATCCGGGCCTCCCGCTCGGTGATCTCGTGCGCGGCAGCCATGCGTGGGCGGCGGTGCCGCTCTTCGTCGACGGCCAGGTCGTCGGCAGCCTCTCGCTCTCGTTCCAGGAGCCTCGCGCCTTCGACGACGACGAGCGCTGGGTGATCCTCTCGCTCGCCCAGCACTGCGCCGACGCCCTCGATCGTGCCTCGCTCTCCGCCGGCGCGGCCGAGGAGGCCGTGCACCTCTCGCACGAGATCCTGAAGCAGATGCCCGAGGCGATCCTCGTGACCGATCTCGGCGGCACGATCCTCCGCTGGATGGGCAAGGCCACCCAGATCTTCGGCTTCAACGAGGCCGAGGCCATCGGCCGCTCGGTCACGATCCTCGCGCACGCCGAGACGCTCGAGCGCATCGGCCCGCGCATCCTGCGCGGCATCCGCGACCAGGGCGCCTTCCTCGGCGAGATCGTTTGTGTTCGAAAGGACGGCACGACGATCCCGATCGAGATCACGGCCAAGCCCGTCTTCGACAAGGAGGGCCGCGCGCGTTACCTCGTCGGGGTCTGTCGCGACATCAGCGAGCGCAAGCGCGCCGAGGAGGAGCGGACGCGCCTCATTCGCGAGCAGATCGCGCGCGCCGAGGCCGAGGACGCGGCCCGCCGTTCGTCGTTCCTCGCCGAGGCGAGCGCGCTGCTCTCCTCATCGCTCGACTACGAGGCCACGCTCGAGAAGATCGTCCGCCTCGTCGTGCCCACGATGGCGACCTACGCGATGCTCGACGTCGCCTCCGAGGACGGCACGACGATCACCGTCGCCGTCGCCCACGAGGATCAAGCCCTCGAGCGGGACGTGCAGGAGCTGCGCCGCGGCGCCGTCGACGGCTGGAGCGAGGGCCCCGTCGCGCGTGTGCTCGCGAGCCGCACCTCCGAGATCTTCGCCGACCTCGGCGGCTCCGCGCTCGAGCGCATCGTGGGTTCGCCCGAGCAAGCCGGGCGATTCGGCGAGCTCCGTGCGCGCTCGGCCATCGTCGTCCCGCTCTCCGTGGGCGACACGGCCTCGGCCACGCTCTCGCTCTTCCGCGTCGGCGATCGGTACTCCACGAAGGACCTGCCTTTCGCCGAGGAGCTCGCGCATCGCGCCGCGATGGCGCTGGAGAACGCGCGGCTCTACCAGAACGCGCAGGAGGCCACGCGCATGCGGGACGAGTTCCTCGGCACCGTCTCGCACGAGCTGCGCACGCCGCTCAACGCGGTCCTCGGCTGGACGCGCATGCTCCGCACCGCCTCGCTCAACGGCACCTCCCAGGAGCGCGCCCTCGCGACGATCGAGCGCAACGCCATGCTGCAGGCCCGGCTCGTCGAGGACCTGCTCGACGCGTCGCGGATCGTCATGGGCAAGCTCCGGCTCGAGCTGCGCACGCTCGACCTCGTCGGCCCGATCAACGCGGCCATCGAGGCCGTTCGCCCCGCGGCGACGGCGAAGTCGGTCCACCTGGAGAGCACCCTCGAGCGTGGTTGCCTCGTCGAGGGCGATCCCAGCCGCGTGCAGCAGATCGTCTGGAACCTGCTGACGAACGCGATCAAGTTCACCCCGCACGGCGGTCGGGTCGAGCTCGTGCTCGGCCGAGCGGGCCAGCACGCGCGGGTCACGGTCCGCGACACGGGTGAGGGCATCCGGCCGGAGTTCCTCCCGTACGTCTTCGATCGTTTCCGCCAGGGCGACAGCACCACGACGCGCAAGCACGGCGGGCTCGGGCTCGGGCTCGCCATCGTCCGGCACCTCGTCGAGCTGCATGGCGGAGCGGTGCGCGCCGACAGCGCGGGCGAGGGCAAGGGCTCGATCTTCTCGGTGCTCTTGCCGCTCAGCGCGAACCCGGATCTGCTCGCGAGCCTCGACCGGTTCACGCCGCTGCCGACGGGCCTCGAGGAGCTCCCTTCGCTCGAAGGCCTGCGCCTCTTGCTCGTCGACGACGAGCAGGACAGCCGCGAGATGCTGGCTGCGATGCTCGGCCAGTGCGGCGCCGTCGTTCGTTGCGTGAGCAGCGCGGCCGCGGCCTTGTCGGCGCTCGACGAGTTCCGCCCCGACGTCCTCGTCTCCGACATCGGCATGCCGGGCGAGGATGGTTATGCCCTCATCCGGCAGATCCGGGCGCTCAAGCCTGCGCGCTGGGGCGCGCTCCCGGCGGTGGCGCTCACCGCGTACGCGAGCGCCGAGGACCGCGTGCGTGTGCTCGCCGCGGGCTTCCAGATGCACGTCCCGAAGCCTGTCGACGCCGCCGAGCTCGCCGCGACCGTCGCGAGTTTGTCCCCGCGCAAGCTCGACCGCGAGTCCGCGCCGCCGCCCCTCTCGACGTGA
- a CDS encoding ATP-binding domain-containing protein codes for MTAKQTTAQPLRPETSSANPSSTPQTSGADELAIVREEQALLDRVREHLATVKPSRPPPTEDYEAQMISLRDQIAASRLEDVPALVQQMERIAGVAARRAEVVTEPVDPRSPYFGHLRLRERGKQDRDVLIGRTTHVDAKAGVRIVDWRHAPISQLYYRYEEGAEYEETFGDREVEGKVLARRTVTIESGELYRIAAPQGVFVRVEDGYRRLDARAVVLAGGQGKAVRPEDMRGALGTGASFAAKEDRHLPEIAALLDPRQFELISRPDAGIVVIQGGAGSGKTTIGVHRMAFLAFNNRQRFSADKMLVIVGSPALRAYISEVLPALGIGQVTVETFAEWARAARTRAFPWLEAPVEENTPSAVTRYKTHPALLRLLEERARAYALDLTTRKDSRGILWFWADLLTDKESVEKAFAEANDPEFGLDKVRQAWRWCAERCPAVLDRDPGDRAERKAALADEPIEEDGEDERLGADDRPIEEDERALLDPEDDALLLRAYQVIKGDLKKGKQPYVFEHLFVDEAQDLAPVDLGVLLGVVSRQKSVTLAGDTAQRLFMDSGFRDWSRVLEDLGLDSVNIEPLRIAYRSTREVLAFARDVLGPLADPTPPVAPRTGAPVEHHHFPSQGAAVAFLADSIRPLFSREPRATLAILARHPEQADAYYEALKMAEIPSLRRVRAFDFLFRPGVDVTEIRQVKGLEYDYVVLVDVNGSTYPLDDESRHLLHIGATRAAHQLWVISTSKPSPLVPAWLLNA; via the coding sequence GTGACCGCCAAGCAGACGACCGCGCAGCCCCTTCGCCCCGAGACGAGCTCGGCCAACCCCTCCAGCACGCCGCAGACGAGCGGCGCCGACGAGCTCGCGATCGTTCGCGAGGAGCAAGCGCTGCTCGATCGCGTGCGCGAGCACCTCGCGACCGTGAAGCCTTCGCGTCCGCCGCCGACGGAGGACTACGAGGCGCAGATGATCTCGTTGCGTGATCAGATCGCGGCGAGCCGCCTCGAGGACGTCCCCGCGCTCGTGCAGCAGATGGAGCGCATCGCGGGTGTCGCCGCGCGCCGCGCCGAGGTCGTCACCGAGCCCGTCGATCCTCGCTCGCCCTACTTCGGCCACCTCCGCCTCCGCGAGCGCGGCAAGCAGGACCGCGACGTCCTCATCGGCCGCACGACACACGTCGACGCCAAGGCGGGCGTGCGTATCGTCGACTGGCGCCACGCTCCGATCAGCCAGCTTTATTACCGCTACGAAGAGGGCGCCGAGTACGAGGAGACCTTCGGCGACCGCGAGGTCGAGGGCAAGGTCCTCGCGCGGCGCACCGTCACCATCGAGAGCGGCGAGCTCTACCGCATCGCCGCGCCGCAAGGCGTGTTCGTGCGCGTCGAGGACGGCTACCGCAGGCTCGACGCCCGCGCCGTCGTGCTCGCGGGCGGGCAGGGCAAGGCCGTCCGCCCCGAGGACATGCGCGGCGCGCTCGGCACGGGCGCGAGCTTCGCGGCGAAGGAGGACAGGCACCTGCCCGAGATCGCCGCGTTGCTCGACCCGCGGCAGTTCGAGCTCATCTCGCGGCCCGACGCGGGCATCGTGGTCATCCAGGGCGGCGCGGGCAGCGGCAAGACGACCATCGGCGTCCACCGCATGGCCTTCCTCGCCTTCAACAACCGGCAGCGCTTCTCCGCCGACAAGATGCTCGTCATCGTCGGCAGCCCCGCGCTCCGCGCCTACATCAGCGAGGTCTTGCCTGCGCTCGGCATCGGCCAGGTCACGGTCGAGACCTTCGCCGAGTGGGCCCGCGCCGCGCGCACGCGCGCCTTCCCCTGGCTCGAGGCGCCCGTCGAGGAGAACACCCCGAGCGCCGTCACGCGGTACAAGACGCACCCGGCGCTCCTGCGCCTGCTCGAAGAGCGCGCGCGCGCCTACGCGCTCGACCTCACGACGCGCAAGGACTCGCGCGGCATCCTCTGGTTCTGGGCCGATCTGCTCACGGACAAGGAGAGCGTCGAGAAGGCGTTCGCCGAGGCGAACGACCCCGAGTTCGGCCTCGACAAGGTCCGCCAGGCGTGGCGCTGGTGCGCCGAGCGATGCCCTGCGGTCCTCGATCGTGACCCCGGCGATCGCGCCGAGCGCAAGGCGGCGCTCGCCGACGAGCCCATCGAGGAGGACGGCGAAGACGAGCGCCTCGGCGCCGACGACAGGCCCATCGAGGAGGACGAGCGCGCGCTGCTCGATCCGGAGGACGACGCGCTCCTGCTCCGCGCCTATCAGGTCATCAAGGGTGACCTCAAGAAGGGCAAACAGCCGTACGTCTTCGAGCACCTCTTCGTCGACGAGGCGCAGGACCTCGCGCCCGTGGATCTCGGCGTCCTGCTCGGCGTCGTCTCCAGGCAGAAGTCGGTCACGCTCGCGGGTGACACCGCGCAGCGCCTCTTCATGGACTCGGGCTTCCGCGACTGGAGCCGCGTGCTCGAAGACCTCGGCCTCGACTCGGTCAACATCGAGCCGCTGCGCATCGCGTATCGCTCCACGCGTGAGGTCCTCGCGTTCGCCCGTGACGTCCTCGGCCCGCTCGCCGATCCCACGCCGCCCGTCGCGCCGCGCACGGGCGCGCCCGTCGAGCACCACCATTTCCCGAGCCAGGGCGCGGCCGTCGCGTTCCTCGCGGACTCGATTCGCCCGCTCTTCTCGCGCGAGCCACGCGCCACGCTCGCGATCCTCGCGCGCCACCCCGAGCAGGCGGACGCGTACTACGAGGCGCTGAAGATGGCCGAGATCCCGAGCCTGCGCCGCGTGCGAGCGTTCGACTTCCTCTTCCGCCCGGGCGTGGACGTCACCGAGATCCGGCAGGTGAAGGGCCTCGAGTACGACTACGTGGTGCTCGTGGACGTGAACGGCTCGACGTACCCGCTGGACGACGAGTCACGGCACCTG
- a CDS encoding lysophospholipid acyltransferase family protein — protein sequence MSSQGLVEKGRFLGRTAAFVGLTFSMYGMLEIDTAISPVSERQAVLHAWIRRYGEALLRLYGVEMIARGPHVERGDVYPGAGAGGRGRVFVMNHRSGLDIPICLAYIEATILSRADLSGWPVIGVAARRVGTLFVDRTNKQSGAAAISAMTASIERGRAVLVYPEGTTYEGDEVRPFKPGAFLAAQRTGAEIVPVGLAYEGAAASFGSESFADHMVRVSGAPRTRAAIVVGEPIVDVGGDVAELRERVRAEVQALVHAARRALDVDGEGSS from the coding sequence ATGAGCAGCCAAGGCCTCGTGGAGAAGGGGCGCTTCCTCGGCCGCACCGCGGCGTTCGTGGGCCTCACGTTCAGCATGTACGGCATGCTGGAGATCGACACGGCGATCTCGCCCGTGTCCGAGCGCCAGGCCGTGCTCCACGCGTGGATCCGGCGGTACGGCGAGGCGCTCCTCCGATTGTATGGGGTCGAAATGATCGCCCGCGGCCCCCACGTGGAGCGAGGCGACGTCTATCCGGGCGCGGGCGCCGGAGGGCGAGGGCGCGTGTTCGTGATGAACCACCGCTCCGGCTTGGACATCCCGATCTGCCTCGCCTACATCGAGGCCACGATCCTGAGCCGCGCCGACCTCTCGGGCTGGCCGGTCATCGGCGTCGCGGCGCGGCGCGTGGGCACGCTCTTCGTCGATCGCACGAACAAGCAGAGCGGAGCGGCCGCGATCAGCGCCATGACCGCCTCGATCGAGCGAGGCCGCGCGGTGCTCGTCTACCCCGAGGGCACGACGTACGAAGGCGACGAGGTGCGACCCTTCAAGCCGGGCGCCTTCCTCGCCGCGCAACGCACGGGCGCGGAGATCGTCCCCGTCGGCCTCGCCTACGAGGGCGCGGCGGCGTCGTTTGGCTCCGAGAGCTTCGCCGACCACATGGTCCGCGTGAGCGGCGCGCCGAGGACACGCGCGGCCATCGTCGTCGGCGAGCCCATCGTCGACGTCGGCGGGGACGTCGCGGAGCTACGCGAGCGCGTGCGCGCCGAGGTCCAGGCCCTCGTGCACGCGGCGCGCCGCGCGCTCGACGTGGACGGAGAAGGCTCCTCCTGA
- a CDS encoding alcohol dehydrogenase catalytic domain-containing protein, whose product MRAVVLREVGGPDKLVPSPSAPDPAPGADEVLVRVRAASVCGRDLIDRRGGFPLMKLPTILGHEFAGEVEAVGEGAARAGFSPGDRVANLHRPTCGACPRCLGGEELLCERAYQSFGHTVDGAYAELVVAHHRALVKIPELLAFEDASTLMCTAGVAYQALASRARLASGETVVVTGASGGVGTAAIQVARQLGARVVAVTGSPAKAAALAELGADEVIVSPDGRFEDDVKARVGLVDVALELTGSATFGAALKTLRRGGRLVVVGNIDQAKVSLRLGALILWGHTIAGSASCTREDLEHVLDLAAKGAIRAVIDRKLPLRYAAEAHALLEARAVFGRVVLVP is encoded by the coding sequence ATGCGCGCCGTCGTCCTTCGCGAGGTGGGTGGACCGGACAAACTCGTCCCGTCCCCGAGCGCCCCCGACCCCGCCCCGGGCGCCGACGAGGTCCTCGTCCGCGTGCGCGCCGCGTCCGTGTGCGGCCGTGATCTCATCGATCGCCGCGGCGGCTTCCCGCTGATGAAGCTGCCCACGATCCTCGGCCACGAGTTCGCCGGTGAGGTCGAGGCCGTCGGCGAGGGAGCGGCCCGCGCGGGTTTTTCCCCCGGGGATCGCGTCGCCAACCTGCACCGGCCCACCTGCGGCGCCTGCCCGCGTTGCCTGGGCGGCGAGGAGCTGCTCTGCGAGCGTGCCTATCAGAGCTTCGGCCACACCGTCGACGGCGCGTACGCCGAGCTCGTCGTCGCGCACCACCGCGCGCTCGTGAAGATCCCCGAGCTCCTCGCCTTCGAGGACGCCTCGACCCTCATGTGCACGGCGGGCGTCGCCTACCAGGCGCTGGCTTCCCGCGCGCGGCTCGCCTCCGGCGAGACCGTCGTCGTCACGGGCGCGAGCGGCGGCGTCGGCACCGCGGCGATCCAGGTCGCGCGGCAGCTCGGCGCGCGTGTCGTCGCCGTGACGGGCAGCCCCGCGAAGGCCGCGGCGCTCGCGGAGCTCGGCGCGGACGAGGTCATCGTCAGCCCCGACGGCAGGTTCGAGGACGACGTCAAGGCCCGCGTCGGCCTCGTCGACGTCGCGCTCGAGCTCACCGGCAGCGCCACCTTCGGCGCGGCCCTGAAGACGCTCCGCCGCGGCGGTCGTTTGGTCGTCGTCGGCAACATCGATCAGGCGAAGGTCTCCCTCCGCCTCGGCGCCTTGATCCTTTGGGGTCATACGATCGCCGGGTCGGCGTCGTGCACGCGGGAGGACCTCGAACACGTGCTCGACCTCGCGGCGAAAGGCGCGATCCGCGCCGTCATCGATCGCAAGCTCCCGCTCCGGTACGCGGCCGAGGCGCACGCCCTGCTCGAGGCGCGCGCCGTCTTCGGCCGCGTCGTGCTCGTCCCCTAG
- a CDS encoding SulP family inorganic anion transporter → MANAKTSGSGGEGGRPNLSPLANFKYDLPAGLVVFLVALPLCLGVALASNAPLFAGLTAGVIGGLLIPLLSRSPLSVCGPAAGLTAIVVAGIDKLGTFENFLVAVLLGGVLQIILGVARLGTAVYLIPSSVIKGMLAAIGLILILKQFPHAIGYDLDKEGSESFVVSESENTFTMVLHAFGRLERGALLISAVSMGILVLWEKTERLRKLTWLPGALVVVLVGTGLNILFRKGGMPIALEQSHLVTLPPYDGVSGALSQLRVPTFDALSNPSVYVVALTIGIVASLETLLSIEAVDKLDPWKRNTPLDRELIAQGLGNAASGLLGGLPVTSVIVRSSANINAGGRTRGATVFHGLFLLLAVLFIAPLLNMIPLACLASILLMTGYKLAKPELFKKMYKLGWDQFIPFAFTISAILLTDLLRGILAGIVVGVAFVLRSHMRAAFTITKEGKRRVITFKKDVSFLNKATFISVLKRVPDGSSVVIDGARAEFIDQDILEVIEDFQVSAAMRGIQVEIRDVRTKDDTRRPSMGSVAEPSPARLAART, encoded by the coding sequence ATGGCCAACGCGAAGACCAGCGGCAGCGGCGGTGAGGGAGGTCGGCCGAACCTCAGCCCCCTGGCGAACTTCAAGTACGACCTGCCCGCGGGCCTCGTCGTGTTCCTCGTGGCGCTCCCGTTATGCCTCGGCGTGGCGCTCGCCTCGAATGCTCCGCTCTTCGCGGGCCTCACGGCCGGCGTGATCGGCGGGCTCCTCATTCCGCTCCTGAGCCGCTCGCCGCTCAGCGTGTGCGGGCCGGCGGCGGGCCTCACGGCGATCGTCGTCGCGGGTATCGACAAGCTCGGCACCTTCGAGAACTTCCTCGTCGCCGTGCTGCTCGGCGGCGTCCTGCAGATCATCCTCGGCGTCGCGCGCCTCGGCACGGCGGTCTACCTCATCCCGTCATCCGTCATCAAAGGGATGCTCGCCGCGATCGGCCTGATCCTGATCCTCAAGCAGTTCCCGCACGCCATCGGCTACGACCTCGACAAGGAGGGCTCCGAGTCCTTCGTGGTCTCCGAGTCGGAGAACACGTTCACGATGGTCCTGCACGCCTTCGGCCGCCTCGAGCGGGGCGCGCTGCTCATCAGCGCGGTCTCCATGGGCATCCTGGTCCTCTGGGAGAAGACCGAGCGGCTGCGCAAGCTCACGTGGCTCCCCGGCGCGCTCGTCGTCGTCCTCGTCGGCACCGGGCTGAACATCCTGTTCCGCAAGGGCGGCATGCCCATCGCGCTCGAGCAGTCGCACCTCGTCACGTTGCCCCCGTACGACGGCGTGAGCGGCGCGCTCTCGCAGCTCCGCGTGCCGACCTTCGACGCGCTTTCGAACCCGAGCGTCTACGTCGTCGCTCTGACGATCGGCATCGTCGCGAGCCTCGAGACCCTTCTCAGCATCGAGGCCGTGGACAAACTCGACCCCTGGAAGCGCAACACGCCGCTCGATCGTGAGCTCATCGCGCAGGGCCTCGGCAACGCCGCGAGCGGCCTGCTCGGCGGTCTGCCCGTGACGAGCGTGATCGTCCGCTCGAGCGCGAACATCAACGCGGGCGGTCGGACGCGGGGCGCGACGGTCTTCCACGGCCTCTTCTTGCTGCTCGCCGTCCTCTTCATCGCCCCGCTGCTCAACATGATCCCGCTCGCGTGCCTCGCGTCGATCCTGCTGATGACCGGGTACAAGCTGGCGAAGCCCGAGCTCTTCAAGAAGATGTACAAGCTCGGCTGGGATCAGTTCATCCCGTTCGCCTTCACGATCTCCGCCATCCTCCTCACCGACCTCTTGCGCGGCATCCTCGCGGGCATCGTGGTCGGCGTGGCCTTCGTCCTGCGCAGCCACATGCGCGCGGCCTTCACCATCACGAAGGAAGGCAAGCGGCGCGTCATCACCTTCAAGAAGGACGTCTCCTTCCTCAACAAGGCGACGTTCATCAGCGTGCTCAAGCGGGTCCCCGACGGCTCGTCCGTCGTCATCGACGGCGCCCGCGCCGAGTTCATCGATCAGGACATCCTCGAGGTGATCGAGGACTTCCAGGTCTCCGCGGCGATGCGCGGCATCCAGGTCGAGATCCGCGACGTCCGCACGAAGGACGACACGCGGAGGCCCTCGATGGGTTCGGTCGCCGAGCCGAGCCCCGCGCGCCTCGCCGCGCGCACCTGA
- a CDS encoding 2-hydroxychromene-2-carboxylate isomerase encodes MKRVEFFFDFSSPFAYLGATQVEALAARKGATLVYRPFLLGALFKAIGTPNVPLAAMPEPKRRLITADLYRWADHWGVPFRFASRFPMNTVKPLRMVLAAPETHVGPLVAALYRAYWALDRDISADDVLVDVATSVGLDGAALVAATADERIKQRLREATEQAERAGVCGAPCFRVGDLLFWGQDRLLFVEKALDGWCPKEP; translated from the coding sequence ATGAAGCGCGTCGAGTTCTTCTTCGATTTCTCGAGCCCCTTCGCGTACCTCGGCGCCACGCAGGTCGAGGCCCTCGCGGCGCGCAAGGGCGCCACGCTCGTGTATCGGCCTTTCCTGCTCGGCGCGCTCTTCAAGGCGATCGGCACACCCAACGTGCCGCTCGCCGCCATGCCCGAGCCGAAGCGACGGCTCATCACGGCCGATCTCTATCGATGGGCCGATCACTGGGGCGTCCCGTTCCGCTTCGCTTCGCGTTTCCCGATGAACACGGTCAAGCCCCTGCGTATGGTGCTGGCGGCGCCGGAGACCCACGTCGGTCCGCTCGTCGCCGCCCTCTACCGCGCCTACTGGGCCCTGGATCGCGACATCTCCGCGGACGACGTTCTCGTGGACGTCGCGACCTCGGTCGGGCTCGACGGCGCGGCGCTCGTCGCGGCGACGGCGGACGAGCGGATCAAGCAGCGGCTCCGGGAGGCCACCGAGCAGGCCGAGCGTGCGGGCGTCTGCGGCGCGCCATGTTTCCGCGTCGGGGATCTTCTGTTCTGGGGTCAGGACCGGCTGCTCTTCGTGGAGAAGGCGCTGGATGGTTGGTGTCCCAAGGAGCCGTGA